A stretch of the Falsibacillus albus genome encodes the following:
- a CDS encoding MerR family transcriptional regulator — protein sequence MSGSNIRRSMPLFPIGIVMQLTELTARQIRYYEEHQLIAPARTEGNRRLFSLNDIDKLLEIKELLDDGINMAGIKKIFEVQTINESVGSNRKVDEKVRRDLSDEELRKLLRNELQQAGRYNRSSLRQGDMSRFFH from the coding sequence ATGAGTGGGAGTAATATTCGTCGATCCATGCCGTTATTCCCAATAGGGATAGTCATGCAGCTAACTGAGTTGACGGCTCGTCAAATACGCTATTATGAAGAACATCAATTAATAGCTCCTGCCCGAACAGAAGGGAACCGCAGACTTTTTTCCTTAAACGATATTGATAAACTTCTTGAGATTAAGGAATTATTGGATGACGGCATCAATATGGCCGGGATTAAAAAAATCTTCGAGGTCCAAACCATCAATGAGAGTGTTGGCAGCAATCGAAAAGTGGATGAAAAAGTAAGACGTGATTTATCAGATGAAGAACTTCGCAAATTGTTAAGAAATGAATTGCAGCAAGCTGGACGATACAACCGTTCATCTCTTCGTCAAGGAGACATGTCGCGCTTTTTTCACTAA
- the glnA gene encoding type I glutamate--ammonia ligase, with protein sequence MAKFTREDITRLANEENVRFIRLQFTDILGTIKNVEIPFDQLEKALDNKMMFDGSSIEGFVRIEESDMLLYPDLDTWVVFPWTAEKGKVARLICDIYNPDGTPFDGDPRSNLKRVLKEMEDLGFTNFNLGPEPEFFLFKLDEKGEPTLELNDNGGYFDLAPTDLGENCRRDIVLELEEMGFEIEASHHEVAPGQHEIDFKYADALRACDDIQTFKLVVKTIARKHGLHATFMPKPLFGVNGSGMHCNMSLFQNGENSFYNKSGDLELSETAYQFIAGIIKHAKSFTAVTNPTVNSYKRLVPGYEAPCYVAWSARNRSPLIRIPASRGMSTRVEVRSVDPAANPYLAMAVLLKAGLDGIKNKLSAPAPIDRNIYVMNKDERTKAGIEDLPATLYQALEYLKSDEVMTQALGEHILEHFVEAKEIEWDMFRTQVHPWEREQYMQMY encoded by the coding sequence ATGGCTAAGTTTACTAGGGAAGATATCACAAGACTAGCAAATGAGGAAAATGTAAGATTTATTCGTTTACAGTTCACAGATATTCTGGGAACAATCAAAAACGTGGAAATTCCTTTTGACCAGTTAGAAAAAGCGCTGGACAACAAAATGATGTTCGATGGTTCTTCAATCGAAGGTTTTGTTCGCATCGAAGAGTCAGATATGCTTTTATATCCAGATTTAGATACATGGGTAGTGTTCCCTTGGACAGCTGAAAAAGGGAAGGTTGCACGCTTGATCTGTGACATCTACAATCCAGATGGAACGCCATTTGATGGAGATCCTCGAAGCAATTTGAAACGTGTACTGAAGGAAATGGAAGACTTGGGCTTCACTAATTTCAACCTTGGACCAGAGCCGGAATTTTTCTTATTCAAGCTAGATGAAAAAGGCGAACCAACATTGGAATTGAATGATAATGGCGGATATTTCGACCTTGCACCGACTGACCTTGGTGAAAACTGCCGCCGTGATATCGTGCTTGAGCTGGAAGAAATGGGCTTTGAAATCGAAGCATCCCATCATGAAGTAGCACCAGGACAGCATGAAATTGACTTTAAATACGCTGATGCACTTAGAGCATGCGATGATATTCAAACGTTCAAGCTGGTTGTAAAGACAATTGCACGTAAGCATGGATTGCATGCGACATTCATGCCAAAACCTCTGTTTGGTGTCAATGGTTCCGGAATGCACTGCAATATGTCATTGTTCCAGAATGGGGAAAATTCATTCTACAATAAAAGTGGAGACTTGGAACTCAGTGAAACTGCATATCAGTTCATTGCAGGAATTATCAAGCATGCGAAAAGCTTTACAGCCGTTACGAATCCAACTGTAAACTCTTATAAACGTCTTGTACCTGGCTATGAGGCACCATGCTATGTTGCGTGGTCTGCACGAAACAGAAGTCCGTTGATTCGTATCCCGGCATCCCGCGGAATGAGTACACGTGTCGAAGTGCGCAGCGTTGACCCTGCGGCTAATCCATACTTGGCAATGGCTGTTCTTCTTAAAGCCGGATTGGATGGCATCAAGAACAAATTAAGTGCTCCAGCACCTATCGACCGCAATATTTATGTCATGAATAAAGACGAGAGAACAAAAGCAGGGATCGAAGACCTGCCTGCGACACTATATCAAGCACTTGAGTATTTAAAATCAGATGAGGTAATGACTCAAGCGCTTGGAGAACATATTCTTGAGCACTTTGTAGAAGCAAAGGAAATCGAATGGGATATGTTCCGAACACAAGTTCATCCATGGGAAAGAGAGCAATACATGCAAATGTATTAA
- a CDS encoding methionine gamma-lyase family protein — protein sequence MFEFLTQSKKLQPIIEEIESKISPMHQQIDRRVEENQYRVLRSFQDRKVSDAHFIPSTGYGYDDIGRDTLEQIYSDVFGGEAGLVRPQIISGTHAISIALFGVLRPGDELLYITGKPYDTLEEIVGIRGSGIGSLKEYGIGYSSIPLTNEGDVDFNAVKNAIKPNTKMIGIQRSKGYANRPSFTISKIKEMIQFVKELKEDVVIFVDNCYGEFVEDQEPCHVGADLIAGSLIKNPGGGLAKTGGYLVGREKWIEACSYRMTSPGIGAEAGPSLYSLQEMYQGFFLAPHVVGQALKGAVFTSALLEKLGMNTSPKWNSVRTDLIQSVQFDESEKMIQFCQAIQYASPINSHVTPYPSYMPGYEDDVIMAAGTFIQGASIELTADGPIRPPYIAYVQGGITYSHVKIAVCTAINNLLEKGLIDI from the coding sequence ATGTTCGAGTTTTTAACACAGAGTAAAAAGCTTCAACCAATCATCGAAGAAATAGAGAGCAAAATTTCACCGATGCACCAGCAAATCGATCGAAGAGTGGAAGAAAATCAATACAGGGTATTGAGAAGTTTTCAGGACCGAAAAGTAAGTGACGCGCATTTCATCCCATCAACGGGTTATGGCTATGATGATATAGGGAGAGACACCCTCGAACAAATATACAGCGATGTGTTTGGAGGCGAGGCTGGTCTGGTCAGGCCTCAGATCATTTCCGGTACACATGCCATTTCAATTGCATTGTTCGGCGTTCTACGGCCTGGTGATGAACTTCTATATATCACCGGGAAACCTTATGATACCTTGGAAGAAATTGTTGGAATTAGAGGGTCGGGAATAGGCTCGTTAAAGGAATATGGAATCGGCTATAGTAGCATCCCTTTGACAAATGAAGGGGACGTTGATTTTAATGCTGTGAAAAATGCCATCAAGCCCAATACGAAAATGATTGGCATCCAAAGATCCAAAGGATACGCAAATCGTCCTTCGTTTACTATTAGCAAAATAAAAGAAATGATACAATTCGTCAAGGAATTAAAAGAAGATGTCGTCATATTCGTTGATAATTGCTACGGTGAATTCGTTGAAGATCAAGAACCGTGCCATGTAGGCGCGGATTTGATTGCAGGTTCCTTGATCAAAAACCCAGGTGGCGGTCTAGCCAAAACAGGGGGATATTTGGTCGGCAGGGAAAAATGGATTGAGGCGTGCTCTTACAGGATGACATCTCCCGGGATCGGAGCAGAAGCAGGACCATCGCTTTATAGCCTCCAAGAAATGTATCAAGGGTTCTTCCTCGCGCCTCATGTAGTCGGCCAGGCATTGAAGGGGGCTGTTTTCACCTCTGCTTTATTGGAAAAATTGGGGATGAATACATCTCCGAAATGGAATAGCGTAAGAACCGACTTAATTCAATCGGTCCAGTTCGATGAATCAGAAAAAATGATTCAATTCTGTCAGGCTATTCAATATGCTTCGCCCATAAATTCACATGTGACACCGTATCCAAGCTATATGCCTGGTTATGAAGATGATGTCATCATGGCTGCGGGCACATTTATCCAAGGTGCAAGCATAGAATTGACGGCGGACGGACCGATCCGCCCTCCTTATATTGCCTATGTACAAGGAGGTATAACGTATTCACACGTTAAGATTGCCGTTTGTACAGCTATAAATAATTTATTGGAAAAAGGTTTAATTGACATCTAA